Proteins co-encoded in one Longimicrobium sp. genomic window:
- a CDS encoding PAS domain S-box protein, translating to MAAPVPDRPSSPFDPGAAGARERPARVRYGAALAGTAVALAVSLSLRQFIAPNVFIFFFAAVILTAWFGGRGPALLVTVLALPLVNWFFLDAPFAWSTAPVTLLRLALFASLAVLIGTMRESLDAARRRAVEAARESGEHALRLEEQAVELESQAAELEAQTEEAQVLAEELAEANRRLEESAARSLAEAQALAHVGSWEWEVERDHVWWSDEMYRVYGFRPGEVRVTLGTFLERVHPGDRGRVRAAVERSVETGEPFELDHRIVLSDGEARMLHARGRAETDGRGRVVRMAGTGQDVTGARQAEETARRLAAEQAARAEAEAGRWRLEAILEGIGEAFLAVDAEWRCTWANRRAEEMMRTPRAAFLGRVVNEAFPEIEQSPSWEVLHRVARERRPEHLEFHSRALGGWFSLHVAPWDGGISMFFEDVTGQRQAQEERARLAAIVESSEDAIFSKSLDGTVLTWNRGAERLYGYTAGEMVGRSVALLAPPDRPDEIPDILRWIAAGERLPSFETVRVRRDGTPIDVLLAISPLHDAAGRVTGASTIARDVTERKRTEAALRAGEARYRRLIETAEEGIWLLDAEGRTTYVNERMTALLGRPAAEIAGRPLTAFVHPDARAEVAAHLARRMDGARERHDVRLVRADGSDLWALVSLSTVSGGQAEEAGTLAMVTDVTDRRRAEESMRFLAEASRVLAQSLDYPTVLASLSRLVVPRLADWCAVVLAGDGGPQAEVAHADPARAPRVRELLAVRAAAGGETTIGGAVRSGRSVLVEDHAAEVLRGQVAHPRYDELLAELAPVSLVIVPLVLDGAARGAIVLASADAARRYGPADRALAEELARRAATALENARLHQAEHEARRQAERAAGQIARLQAVTAGLATARTMEEVAQAALGESMRALGAAAGWISQLKPASDRVELVWATGHAADVMDEFRSVPLDLNIPLADAVRTGEILCLESREALERLYPGIPDRGQRSRYGAWAVVPMWVEGRAVGGLVLNFAEARAFDGETRDYLLAVARQGALALERARLYEAERTARAEAEAANRAKFEFLTTMSHELRTPLNAIAGYVDLLELEIRGPLTEAQHADLQRIRRSQTHLLGLINDVLNFARIETGHVHFDVRDVAVGELLEGVEELIAPQVRARGQSYEYRRCDAAVEVRADAEKLRQIVLNLLSNAVKFTPEGGCITLSGEADGDAVRVRVADTGIGIPADKLGTIFEPFVQVNAGYTRTSEGTGLGLSISRDLARAMGGELDAESREGEGSVFTLILPRAPSSPTTASEGQAEAAETRSASGS from the coding sequence ATGGCGGCACCCGTACCCGATCGCCCTTCTTCTCCGTTCGATCCCGGCGCCGCCGGGGCGCGCGAACGCCCGGCCCGGGTGCGCTACGGCGCCGCGCTGGCGGGGACCGCGGTGGCGCTGGCCGTGTCGCTGTCGCTCAGGCAGTTCATCGCCCCCAACGTCTTCATCTTCTTCTTCGCCGCGGTCATCCTCACGGCGTGGTTCGGCGGGCGGGGGCCGGCGCTGCTGGTCACGGTGCTCGCCCTCCCGCTGGTGAACTGGTTCTTCCTGGACGCCCCGTTCGCGTGGAGCACCGCGCCGGTCACGCTGCTGCGGCTGGCGCTGTTCGCCAGCCTGGCGGTGCTGATCGGCACCATGCGCGAGTCGCTGGACGCCGCCCGCCGCCGCGCCGTGGAGGCGGCGCGCGAGAGCGGCGAGCACGCGCTGCGGCTGGAGGAGCAGGCGGTGGAGCTCGAGTCGCAGGCGGCCGAGCTCGAGGCGCAGACCGAGGAGGCGCAGGTGCTGGCCGAGGAGCTGGCCGAGGCCAACCGCCGCCTGGAAGAGAGCGCCGCGCGCAGCCTGGCCGAGGCCCAGGCGCTGGCGCACGTGGGAAGCTGGGAGTGGGAGGTGGAGCGCGACCACGTCTGGTGGTCCGACGAGATGTACCGCGTGTACGGCTTCCGCCCCGGCGAGGTGCGGGTGACGCTGGGCACCTTCCTGGAGCGCGTGCACCCCGGCGACCGCGGCCGCGTCCGCGCCGCGGTGGAGCGGAGCGTGGAGACGGGGGAGCCCTTCGAGCTGGACCACCGCATCGTCCTTTCCGACGGCGAGGCGCGGATGCTCCACGCCCGCGGCCGCGCGGAGACGGACGGCCGGGGGCGCGTGGTGCGGATGGCGGGCACGGGGCAGGACGTGACCGGCGCGCGCCAGGCCGAGGAAACCGCGCGCCGCCTGGCCGCCGAGCAGGCCGCCCGCGCCGAGGCCGAGGCCGGCCGCTGGCGGCTGGAGGCCATCCTGGAGGGGATCGGCGAGGCCTTCCTCGCGGTGGACGCCGAGTGGCGCTGCACCTGGGCCAACCGGCGCGCCGAGGAGATGATGCGCACCCCGCGCGCGGCCTTCCTGGGGCGCGTGGTGAACGAGGCGTTTCCCGAGATCGAGCAGAGCCCCTCGTGGGAGGTGCTCCACCGCGTGGCCCGCGAGCGGCGGCCGGAGCACCTGGAGTTCCACTCGCGGGCGCTGGGCGGCTGGTTCAGCCTGCACGTGGCGCCGTGGGACGGCGGGATCTCGATGTTCTTCGAGGACGTCACCGGGCAGCGGCAGGCGCAGGAAGAGCGGGCGCGGCTGGCGGCCATCGTGGAGTCCAGCGAGGACGCCATCTTCTCCAAGTCGCTCGACGGCACCGTGCTGACCTGGAACCGCGGCGCCGAGCGGCTCTACGGCTACACGGCCGGGGAGATGGTGGGACGCAGCGTCGCCCTCCTTGCCCCGCCCGACCGCCCCGACGAGATCCCGGACATCCTGCGGTGGATCGCCGCGGGCGAGCGGCTGCCGTCGTTCGAAACGGTGCGGGTGCGGCGCGACGGAACGCCGATCGACGTCCTGCTCGCCATCTCCCCCCTGCACGACGCGGCGGGGCGGGTGACGGGGGCCAGCACCATCGCCCGCGACGTGACCGAGCGGAAGCGGACGGAAGCCGCGCTGCGGGCCGGCGAGGCGCGCTACCGGCGGCTGATCGAGACGGCCGAGGAGGGGATCTGGCTGCTGGACGCGGAGGGGCGCACCACCTACGTGAACGAGCGGATGACGGCGCTGCTCGGCCGCCCGGCGGCGGAGATCGCGGGCCGGCCGCTGACCGCGTTCGTGCATCCGGATGCCCGCGCCGAGGTGGCCGCGCACCTGGCCCGCCGCATGGACGGCGCGCGCGAGCGCCACGACGTGCGGCTGGTGCGCGCCGACGGCTCGGACCTGTGGGCGCTGGTGTCGCTCAGCACCGTTTCCGGCGGCCAGGCGGAAGAGGCGGGAACGCTGGCGATGGTCACCGACGTGACCGACCGCCGCCGCGCCGAGGAGTCCATGCGCTTCCTGGCCGAGGCCAGCCGCGTGCTGGCGCAGTCGCTGGACTACCCCACGGTGCTGGCCAGCCTGTCGCGGCTGGTGGTGCCGCGGCTGGCCGACTGGTGCGCCGTGGTGCTGGCCGGCGACGGCGGCCCGCAGGCCGAGGTGGCGCACGCCGACCCCGCGCGGGCGCCGCGGGTGCGCGAGCTGCTGGCCGTGCGCGCCGCAGCCGGCGGCGAGACCACCATCGGCGGCGCGGTCCGCTCGGGGCGCTCGGTGCTGGTGGAGGACCACGCCGCCGAGGTGCTGCGCGGGCAGGTGGCCCATCCGCGCTACGACGAGCTGCTGGCGGAGCTCGCCCCCGTCTCCCTCGTTATCGTCCCCCTCGTGCTGGACGGCGCCGCGCGTGGGGCCATCGTGCTGGCGTCGGCAGACGCGGCGCGGCGCTACGGCCCGGCCGACCGCGCGCTGGCCGAGGAGCTGGCGCGCCGCGCCGCCACCGCGCTGGAGAACGCGCGCCTTCACCAGGCCGAGCACGAGGCCCGCCGCCAGGCCGAGCGGGCGGCGGGGCAGATCGCGCGGCTGCAGGCCGTCACCGCCGGGCTGGCCACCGCGCGGACGATGGAGGAGGTGGCGCAGGCCGCGCTGGGCGAGAGCATGCGCGCGCTCGGCGCGGCCGCCGGGTGGATCAGCCAGCTGAAGCCGGCGAGCGACCGGGTGGAGCTGGTGTGGGCCACCGGCCACGCGGCCGACGTGATGGACGAGTTCCGCAGCGTTCCCCTGGACCTCAACATCCCCCTGGCCGACGCGGTGCGCACCGGCGAGATCCTGTGCCTGGAGAGCCGCGAGGCGCTGGAGCGGCTGTACCCCGGCATCCCCGACCGCGGCCAGCGCTCGCGCTACGGCGCGTGGGCGGTGGTGCCGATGTGGGTGGAGGGGCGCGCGGTGGGCGGGCTGGTGCTGAACTTCGCCGAGGCGCGGGCGTTCGACGGCGAGACGCGCGACTACCTGCTGGCGGTGGCGCGGCAGGGCGCGCTGGCGCTGGAGCGGGCGCGGCTGTACGAGGCCGAGCGCACCGCCCGCGCCGAAGCCGAGGCGGCCAACCGCGCCAAGTTCGAGTTCCTGACCACCATGAGCCACGAGCTGCGCACGCCGCTGAATGCCATCGCCGGGTACGTGGACCTGCTGGAGTTGGAGATCCGCGGCCCCCTGACCGAGGCGCAGCACGCCGACCTGCAGCGCATCCGCCGCAGCCAGACGCACCTGCTGGGGCTGATCAACGACGTGCTGAACTTCGCGCGCATCGAAACCGGGCACGTGCACTTCGACGTGCGCGACGTGGCGGTGGGCGAGCTGCTGGAGGGGGTGGAGGAGCTGATCGCGCCGCAGGTCCGGGCGCGCGGGCAGTCGTACGAGTACCGGCGCTGCGATGCGGCGGTGGAGGTGCGCGCCGACGCCGAGAAGCTGCGGCAGATCGTGCTGAACCTGCTCTCCAACGCGGTGAAGTTCACCCCCGAGGGCGGGTGCATCACGCTGTCGGGCGAGGCGGACGGCGACGCGGTGCGGGTGCGTGTGGCCGACACGGGGATCGGCATCCCCGCCGACAAGCTGGGCACCATCTTCGAGCCCTTCGTGCAGGTGAACGCGGGGTACACGCGCACCAGCGAGGGCACGGGGCTGGGGCTCTCCATCAGCCGCGACCTGGCCCGGGCGATGGGCGGCGAGCTCGACGCCGAGAGCCGCGAGGGCGAGGGCTCCGTCTTCACCCTCATCCTCCCCCGTGCCCCGTCCTCGCCGACGACGGCGAGCGAGGGTCAGGCGGAGGCGGCGGAAACACGAAGCGCCTCCGGATCGTGA
- a CDS encoding VCBS repeat-containing protein — protein MTLSDSAAAVVESPNVPVGILRDMARDWDWIGVRHEEFGIRTRTDLNGDGREEVEMLGMCGSAELCVSYYYRQEADGAFTRLLAAETAEGGLEPLRHRTHGYRDLRSEAPMTGTQRPVPVIYRYDGTEYQPNGLATAIPHSLSAADLNGDGRMDLLVGGYTGTTFLLPGDGRGGFGAPSFTTTPRFTDVVTLADVNRDGRADLVVAPEYSAVRLHPGDGRGGFGAARELADSANWLAVADMNGDGAPDLVATRQDHGTVTVMLNDGRGGFRAARGFSADARLGALAVADLDGDGRQDVAVADAGALGLDHRVAILRGDGRGGLGARTDADAGFAPSQLHVADVDGDGKPDVVASGQVRNVAVLLNRGGSFAVRQVPVELWVDASAVGDVNGDGRPDLVAATSRYRDVLVVLLGTGGGRFRRSARLPVGRWPAALAIADVNGDGKPDIAVANEDSDDIALLMGRGDGTFGRGAVVRLRRPFH, from the coding sequence TTGACCCTGTCCGACAGCGCCGCCGCCGTCGTCGAGAGCCCGAACGTGCCGGTGGGCATCCTGCGCGACATGGCGCGCGACTGGGACTGGATCGGCGTGCGGCACGAGGAGTTCGGCATCCGCACCCGCACCGACCTGAACGGCGACGGCAGGGAGGAGGTGGAGATGCTGGGGATGTGCGGGAGCGCCGAGCTGTGCGTGAGCTACTACTATCGCCAGGAGGCAGACGGCGCGTTCACCCGGCTGCTGGCCGCCGAGACGGCGGAGGGCGGGCTGGAGCCGCTGCGCCACCGCACGCACGGCTACCGCGATCTGCGCAGCGAGGCGCCGATGACCGGCACGCAGCGGCCCGTGCCGGTCATCTACCGCTACGACGGCACCGAGTACCAGCCAAACGGGCTGGCCACGGCCATTCCGCACTCGCTTTCCGCGGCGGACCTGAACGGCGACGGGCGGATGGACCTGCTCGTGGGCGGCTACACGGGAACGACCTTCCTGCTCCCCGGCGACGGCCGCGGCGGGTTCGGCGCGCCGTCGTTCACCACCACGCCGCGCTTCACCGACGTGGTCACACTCGCGGACGTGAACCGCGACGGCCGCGCGGACCTGGTCGTGGCCCCCGAATACTCCGCCGTGCGCCTCCACCCGGGCGACGGCCGCGGCGGCTTCGGCGCGGCGAGGGAGCTGGCCGACAGCGCCAACTGGCTGGCGGTGGCCGACATGAACGGCGACGGAGCGCCTGACCTGGTCGCCACGCGCCAGGACCACGGCACGGTGACGGTGATGCTGAACGACGGGCGAGGCGGCTTCCGCGCGGCCCGCGGCTTCTCCGCCGACGCGCGCCTCGGCGCTCTCGCCGTCGCCGACCTGGACGGCGACGGGCGGCAGGACGTGGCCGTCGCGGACGCCGGCGCGCTCGGGCTCGACCACCGCGTCGCCATCCTGCGCGGCGACGGCCGGGGCGGGCTGGGCGCCCGCACTGACGCCGACGCCGGGTTCGCGCCGAGCCAGCTCCACGTCGCCGACGTGGACGGAGACGGGAAGCCGGACGTGGTCGCCTCGGGGCAGGTGCGGAACGTTGCGGTGCTGCTGAACCGCGGCGGGAGCTTCGCGGTGAGGCAGGTGCCCGTGGAACTGTGGGTGGACGCGTCGGCGGTGGGCGACGTGAACGGTGACGGGCGCCCCGACCTGGTGGCCGCCACCAGCCGCTACCGCGACGTGCTGGTGGTGCTGCTGGGCACCGGCGGCGGGCGCTTCCGCCGCAGCGCACGCCTCCCGGTGGGGCGCTGGCCCGCCGCGCTGGCCATCGCGGACGTGAACGGAGACGGGAAGCCGGACATCGCGGTCGCCAACGAGGATTCCGACGACATCGCCCTGCTGATGGGGCGCGGCGACGGCACCTTCGGCCGCGGCGCCGTGGTCCGGCTGAGGCGGCCCTTCCACTGA
- the apaG gene encoding Co2+/Mg2+ efflux protein ApaG, which produces MSFFHRETQGIRVIAQPFYVAEHSDPGDERYVFAYRMRIENVGDQAAQLVWRHWYIHDSASGESEVEGEGVVGEQPLIGPGDVHEYQSFCVLEGPEGSMEGYYEFRRPDGGVFRADIPRFLLRTFSA; this is translated from the coding sequence ATGTCGTTCTTCCACCGCGAGACCCAGGGGATCCGCGTCATCGCCCAGCCGTTCTACGTGGCCGAGCACAGCGATCCCGGCGACGAGCGCTACGTGTTCGCCTACCGCATGCGCATCGAGAACGTGGGCGACCAGGCGGCGCAGCTCGTCTGGCGCCACTGGTACATCCACGACTCGGCCAGCGGCGAGAGCGAGGTCGAGGGCGAGGGCGTGGTCGGCGAGCAGCCGCTCATCGGCCCCGGCGACGTGCACGAGTACCAGAGCTTCTGCGTCCTCGAAGGGCCCGAGGGGTCGATGGAGGGCTACTACGAGTTCCGCCGCCCCGACGGCGGTGTCTTCCGCGCCGACATCCCCCGCTTCCTCCTCCGCACCTTCAGCGCCTGA
- a CDS encoding rod shape-determining protein, whose amino-acid sequence MPDIAVDLGTANTLIQVKGEGIVLNEPSVVAVERRTGKVRAIGLEAKRMLGRTPEGIIAVKPMRDGVIADVDMAERMLREYLARVLPKRIFRIKPRVVIGVPSGITEMERRAVRAAVMAAGAKEVWLISEPMAAAIGVGLPVVSPRGSMVVNIGGGTTEIGVIALSGIVADASIRTGGWEFDEAIMAFVRKSYNLLIGEATAESIKIQIGSARATGQEREMDVNGRDLVSGIPKTVRLYSEEIREAIQEPVHAIASAVRRALEITPPELSADIVDEGIVMTGGGALLKGLDLLLAEETQLPIHVDSEPLSCVVRGAGMVLDDWDKYSGVLAR is encoded by the coding sequence GTGCCAGATATCGCGGTAGACCTCGGCACCGCAAACACGCTGATCCAGGTGAAGGGCGAGGGCATCGTGCTGAACGAGCCCTCGGTGGTTGCCGTGGAGCGCCGCACCGGAAAGGTGCGCGCCATCGGCCTCGAGGCCAAGCGCATGCTGGGCCGCACGCCCGAGGGGATCATCGCCGTCAAGCCCATGCGCGACGGCGTGATCGCTGACGTGGACATGGCCGAGCGGATGCTGCGCGAGTACCTGGCCCGCGTCCTTCCCAAGCGCATCTTCCGCATCAAGCCGCGCGTGGTCATCGGCGTGCCCTCGGGCATCACCGAGATGGAGCGGCGGGCGGTGCGCGCGGCGGTGATGGCCGCGGGCGCCAAGGAGGTGTGGCTCATCTCCGAGCCCATGGCGGCCGCCATCGGCGTGGGCCTTCCCGTCGTCTCGCCCCGCGGCAGCATGGTGGTGAACATCGGCGGGGGGACCACGGAGATCGGGGTCATCGCCCTCTCCGGCATCGTGGCCGACGCCTCCATCCGCACGGGCGGCTGGGAGTTCGACGAGGCGATCATGGCCTTCGTGCGCAAGAGCTACAACCTGCTGATCGGCGAGGCCACGGCCGAGAGCATCAAGATCCAGATCGGCTCCGCGCGCGCCACCGGACAGGAGCGCGAGATGGACGTGAACGGCCGCGACCTGGTGAGCGGCATCCCCAAGACGGTGCGGCTGTACAGCGAGGAGATCCGCGAGGCCATTCAGGAGCCGGTGCACGCCATCGCCAGCGCCGTGCGCCGCGCGCTGGAGATCACCCCGCCCGAGCTTTCCGCCGATATCGTGGACGAGGGGATCGTGATGACCGGCGGCGGCGCGCTGCTGAAGGGCCTGGACCTCCTGCTGGCCGAGGAAACCCAGCTCCCCATCCACGTCGACTCCGAGCCGCTGTCCTGCGTGGTCCGCGGCGCGGGGATGGTGCTGGATGACTGGGACAAGTACAGCGGCGTGCTGGCACGATAA
- a CDS encoding adenine phosphoribosyltransferase, with protein sequence MDHLKTLIRDVPDFPVEGILFRDVTPLLRAPGALREVVTHLAERYRDARIDVVAGIESRGFIFGAPLALELGVGFVPIRKVGKLPAEKIHREYALEYGTAALEMHVDGVRSGERVLLIDDLLATGGTASASAHLVEQLGGQVAAIAFLVELGFLGGRKLLQNHDVYAMLEY encoded by the coding sequence GTGGACCACCTCAAGACGCTGATCCGCGACGTACCCGACTTTCCCGTCGAAGGCATCCTTTTCCGCGACGTGACGCCGCTGCTGCGCGCGCCCGGCGCGCTGCGCGAGGTGGTGACGCACCTCGCCGAGCGCTACCGCGACGCGCGGATCGACGTGGTGGCGGGGATCGAGTCGCGCGGCTTCATCTTCGGCGCGCCGCTGGCGCTGGAGCTGGGCGTGGGCTTCGTCCCCATCCGCAAGGTGGGCAAGCTCCCCGCCGAGAAGATCCACCGCGAGTACGCGCTGGAGTACGGCACCGCCGCGCTGGAGATGCACGTCGACGGCGTCCGATCCGGCGAGCGCGTGCTGCTGATCGACGACCTGCTGGCCACCGGCGGCACCGCCTCCGCCAGCGCGCACCTGGTCGAGCAGCTCGGCGGCCAGGTGGCGGCGATCGCCTTCCTCGTCGAGCTCGGCTTCCTGGGCGGCCGCAAGCTGTTGCAGAACCACGACGTGTACGCGATGCTGGAGTACTGA
- a CDS encoding thioredoxin-like domain-containing protein: MAVRAPDFRPELEWINTGGRHLTLADFRGRILVLDFWTYGCINCLHMIPELAELERRFPDEVIVAGVHSGKFINERVTANIARACERLGVHHPVLNDRQFRTWREYTVNAWPTLAVVSPDGYVLGMQPGEVTAEQLTPVIGEFVDALRRAGKMGGAPAPFVPQTQPPEPGILRFPAKAHAAADGQLFVADTGHHRVLQVALDGGGASGRVLRAYGSGEAGWMDGDAGSAAFRAPHGLALADRTLYVADTGNHLVRAIDLNGERVATVAGVGDQARQRYQGGPALDTPLNSPWDLLWKDGRLYVAMAGPHQLWRIDPDAGAAEVFAGSGAEEVYDAELPLAALAQPSGIATDGNRIWFADAESSAIRYAVAGADVRTIVGTGLFDFGDQDGTGDDVRLQHAQGLAWWPGERKLLVADTYNHRVKTVDPYTREARAFAGSGEAGLMDGDGEAARFWEPGGISVTPDGARAYVADTNNHALRVIDLATRQVRTVELREG, encoded by the coding sequence ATGGCGGTACGCGCACCCGACTTCAGGCCCGAGCTGGAGTGGATCAACACCGGCGGGCGGCATCTCACGCTGGCGGACTTCCGCGGGCGCATCCTGGTGCTCGATTTCTGGACCTACGGCTGCATCAATTGTCTTCACATGATCCCCGAGCTGGCCGAGCTGGAGCGGCGCTTTCCCGACGAGGTGATCGTGGCCGGCGTGCACTCGGGGAAGTTCATCAACGAGCGGGTGACGGCCAACATCGCCCGCGCCTGCGAGCGGCTGGGCGTGCATCACCCCGTGCTGAACGACCGGCAGTTCCGCACCTGGCGCGAGTACACGGTGAACGCCTGGCCCACGCTGGCGGTGGTATCTCCCGATGGCTACGTGCTGGGGATGCAGCCCGGCGAGGTGACGGCCGAGCAGCTGACGCCGGTGATCGGCGAGTTCGTGGACGCGCTGCGCAGGGCGGGGAAGATGGGCGGAGCGCCCGCCCCCTTCGTGCCGCAGACGCAGCCGCCAGAGCCGGGGATCCTGCGCTTCCCCGCGAAGGCGCACGCGGCGGCGGACGGGCAGCTGTTCGTGGCCGATACGGGGCACCACCGCGTGCTGCAGGTGGCGCTGGACGGCGGCGGCGCGAGCGGGCGGGTGCTGCGCGCCTACGGCTCGGGGGAGGCGGGGTGGATGGACGGCGATGCGGGCTCCGCCGCCTTCCGCGCGCCGCACGGGCTGGCGCTGGCGGACCGCACCCTCTACGTCGCCGACACCGGCAATCACCTGGTCCGCGCGATCGACCTGAACGGCGAGCGGGTGGCGACGGTGGCGGGCGTGGGCGACCAGGCGCGGCAGCGCTACCAGGGCGGCCCGGCGCTGGACACGCCGCTGAACTCGCCATGGGACCTGCTGTGGAAGGACGGGCGGCTGTATGTGGCGATGGCCGGCCCGCACCAGCTCTGGCGCATCGATCCGGACGCGGGCGCGGCGGAGGTGTTCGCGGGCTCCGGCGCGGAGGAGGTGTACGACGCGGAGCTGCCGCTGGCGGCGCTCGCGCAGCCCAGCGGCATCGCCACGGATGGCAACCGCATCTGGTTCGCCGACGCGGAGTCGTCGGCGATCCGCTACGCCGTGGCGGGGGCGGACGTGCGCACGATCGTGGGCACCGGCCTCTTCGACTTCGGCGACCAGGACGGCACCGGCGACGACGTGCGGCTGCAGCACGCGCAGGGGCTGGCGTGGTGGCCGGGCGAGCGGAAGCTGCTCGTCGCCGACACCTACAACCACCGTGTGAAGACGGTCGATCCGTACACCCGCGAGGCCCGCGCCTTCGCCGGCTCGGGCGAGGCGGGGCTGATGGATGGGGATGGGGAAGCGGCGCGCTTCTGGGAGCCGGGCGGCATCTCCGTGACGCCCGACGGCGCGCGGGCGTACGTGGCCGACACCAACAACCACGCGCTGCGGGTGATCGACCTGGCGACGCGGCAGGTGCGGACGGTGGAGCTGCGGGAGGGGTGA
- a CDS encoding RNA polymerase sigma factor RpoD/SigA produces the protein MATAARKSTNTPARKRKRTATRPDGEFGAPNEDQSSLDQYLKEVSTHKLLTPAEEIELGRRARAGEEDAVNELTRANLRFVISVAKKYQNRGVSLSDLIQEGNVGLVTAARKFDPDQGVKFISYAVWWIRQAILSALANQGRSVRVPLNRASDLAKIFRERERLKQELRRDPTPQELSEATGLSTEIVESLQTLNAAEIRLDAPIGDSDDSQLMDRFIAEEAIVTEDEVEERLLSERVERALGTLQPRDAKVLKLYFGLEGGREHTLEEIGDILGVTRERIRQLRDRALKRLREGEMGEALASFATA, from the coding sequence ATGGCTACGGCAGCGCGCAAGAGCACGAACACCCCGGCACGCAAGCGCAAGCGTACGGCCACCCGGCCGGACGGCGAGTTCGGCGCGCCCAACGAGGACCAGAGCAGTCTCGACCAGTACCTCAAGGAGGTGAGCACGCACAAGCTGCTCACCCCCGCCGAGGAGATCGAGCTGGGCCGCCGCGCGCGCGCGGGTGAGGAAGACGCCGTCAACGAGCTCACGCGGGCCAACCTGCGCTTCGTGATCTCGGTGGCCAAGAAGTACCAGAACCGCGGTGTGTCCCTCTCGGACCTGATCCAGGAGGGGAACGTGGGGCTGGTGACGGCCGCGCGGAAGTTCGACCCGGACCAGGGGGTGAAGTTCATCTCCTACGCCGTGTGGTGGATCCGCCAGGCCATCCTGTCGGCGCTGGCCAACCAGGGGCGCAGCGTGCGCGTGCCCCTGAACCGCGCCAGCGACCTGGCCAAGATCTTCCGCGAGCGCGAGCGCCTGAAGCAGGAGCTGCGGCGCGACCCCACGCCGCAGGAGCTCAGCGAGGCCACGGGGCTGTCCACCGAGATCGTGGAGAGCCTGCAGACGCTGAACGCCGCCGAGATCCGGCTGGACGCGCCCATCGGCGACAGCGACGACAGCCAGCTGATGGACCGCTTCATCGCCGAGGAGGCGATCGTCACCGAGGACGAGGTGGAGGAGCGGCTGCTTTCCGAGCGGGTGGAGCGTGCGCTGGGCACGCTGCAGCCGCGCGACGCCAAGGTGCTGAAGCTGTACTTCGGGCTGGAGGGCGGGCGCGAGCACACGCTCGAGGAGATCGGCGACATCCTGGGCGTGACCCGCGAGCGCATCCGCCAGCTGCGCGACCGCGCGCTCAAGCGCCTGCGCGAGGGCGAGATGGGCGAGGCGCTGGCCTCCTTCGCCACCGCATGA
- the rsgA gene encoding ribosome small subunit-dependent GTPase A, with product MLTGTVLRKQGGVYEVETAEGLRDAVLRGKLKRDDRSGDMVVVGDRVDMDREQAGTDAAWAIMRVHDRSTVLARRAPGKAPRAKVIAANLDQVLIVFAAANPAPHLRMLDRFLVIAADADIRPVIVVNKTDVSGEDEARRTFAPYVAAGYDVLFTAAKRGVGVEDVRGAICGCTSALAGPSGVGKSSLLNAVQPGLGLRVAEISEAVNKGRHTTVTAQLIPLECGGYVADTPGLRELGLWEIDRDQLQFYFPEFEALLGGCRYPTCTHVHEPGCAIQDAAAAGKLDAGRYESYRRMMTGEDEE from the coding sequence ATGCTGACCGGCACCGTTCTCCGCAAGCAGGGCGGCGTGTACGAGGTGGAAACCGCCGAGGGCCTGCGCGACGCGGTGCTGCGCGGCAAGCTGAAGCGCGACGACCGCTCGGGCGACATGGTGGTGGTCGGCGACCGCGTGGACATGGACCGCGAGCAGGCGGGAACCGACGCCGCGTGGGCCATCATGCGCGTGCACGACCGCTCCACGGTGCTGGCCCGCCGCGCGCCGGGAAAGGCGCCGCGCGCCAAGGTCATCGCCGCCAACCTGGACCAGGTGCTGATCGTGTTCGCCGCGGCCAACCCCGCGCCGCACCTGCGCATGCTGGACCGCTTCCTGGTCATCGCCGCCGACGCCGACATCCGCCCCGTGATCGTGGTGAACAAGACGGACGTGTCGGGCGAGGACGAGGCGCGGCGCACCTTCGCCCCCTATGTGGCGGCGGGGTACGACGTGCTTTTCACCGCGGCCAAGCGCGGCGTGGGGGTCGAGGACGTGCGCGGCGCCATCTGCGGATGCACGTCGGCGCTCGCGGGGCCGTCGGGGGTGGGAAAGAGCAGCCTGCTGAACGCGGTGCAGCCCGGGCTGGGGCTGCGCGTGGCCGAGATCAGCGAGGCGGTGAACAAGGGGCGCCACACCACCGTCACCGCGCAGCTCATCCCGCTGGAGTGCGGCGGGTACGTGGCCGACACTCCGGGCCTGCGCGAGCTGGGGCTGTGGGAGATCGACCGCGACCAGCTGCAGTTCTACTTCCCCGAGTTCGAGGCGCTGCTGGGCGGCTGCCGCTACCCCACCTGCACGCACGTGCACGAGCCCGGCTGCGCCATCCAGGACGCCGCCGCGGCGGGCAAGCTGGATGCGGGCCGATACGAGAGCTACCGGCGGATGATGACGGGCGAGGACGAAGAGTAG